Part of the Verrucomicrobiia bacterium genome is shown below.
AAATCCGACACCAGGGTGAAGGTGCCGATGGTCTCGTTGCCCACGCGAATCGGTGACGCCAGCAGCAGATAGGTGTTGCTTACCCACCGGCTTTCCTGGGCCGCCACGGGATGGGCGGGCGGCGCCTGTTGCAGGACAATCTCGACGCGGCCAATTCCGGCGAACTCCTCGCCGTCGGGCAGCCGGATGACCGCCCCGACGACATGCTCCTGCGCCCGCAGGGAATGCATGACCTCCGAGGCCGCGGCGGGATCGCCGAACGACACCGGCCCCGCGCAGTTGGCGGCGATGACCTCGGTCAGGGCCGCGGCATCCCGGCGGAACGAATCCCGCAGGGCAAAACTCAGGAACGCAAACAACACAATGCCCGCCACAAGCATCGTGCCGCAGCAGGAGGCCAGCAGCATGAGCACCAGCTTGCGGTGGACGCCATGGCGCTGGAGGGAGTTCGGCCACCCGATCATGGACCCTCCTTTGGTTTGACCGTGTGAACGATGGTGGCCATCGCCGCAATCTTGGAACTGATTTTCAACTGGGCCCGTTCGGCGGCCTCCAGGTTGACCTCAAACCGGATGTGCTCCCCCTGCTGGACGAAGTTGATGCAACCGCCCTGTTCGGCAAAATGCTCACTCTCGCCCACGGTCAACACGGGCGCGTCGCCGATCTTCTTCAACATGTCCTCCAAATAGCGCGCCCGGGAACGCGCCACAAACACGATGTCGCACGTCTGCAGGTCATCGCCCGGCTTCAGATTCCGCGTCTCGACCGTCTTGCCCTGAACCTGCTTGCCATCCAGCACGGCGGACATCACGGCATACGCCTCGCTGTCCGCCACGATGCCGATGCG
Proteins encoded:
- a CDS encoding YfiR family protein is translated as MPWLKHISPRPGLALWWAFVLMALLAPARGRADEAAEELAYKVKAGYLFNFARFVEWPARGTNAAATFRIGIVADSEAYAVMSAVLDGKQVQGKTVETRNLKPGDDLQTCDIVFVARSRARYLEDMLKKIGDAPVLTVGESEHFAEQGGCINFVQQGEHIRFEVNLEAAERAQLKISSKIAAMATIVHTVKPKEGP